A single region of the Pseudomonas sp. GGS8 genome encodes:
- the tal gene encoding transaldolase encodes MTSKLEQLKQMTTVVADTGDFEAIARVKPVDATTNPSLLLKAAAIPGYAELLNACVSDCKGDVGLASDRFGVAVGQEILKVIPGRISTEVDARLSFDTDAVLKCAHRLIDLYEKAGIGRDRVLIKIASTWEGIRAAEKLEKEGIQTNLTLLFSFAQAAACADAGVFLISPFVGRIYDWYKKATGNDYTGADDPGVQSVTRIYNYYKANDYKTVVMGASFRNLNQIEQLAGCDRLTISPDLLEKLAADTGKLERKLAPGHAGETRLSLNEAQFRWLSNEDAMATEKLAEGIRQFARDQEKLEALLQAKL; translated from the coding sequence ATGACTTCCAAGCTGGAACAACTCAAACAAATGACCACCGTGGTTGCCGACACCGGCGACTTCGAAGCAATCGCTCGCGTTAAGCCCGTGGACGCTACCACCAACCCTTCCCTGCTGCTTAAAGCGGCAGCCATTCCCGGTTATGCCGAGTTGCTGAACGCTTGCGTCAGCGACTGCAAGGGCGATGTAGGCCTGGCCAGCGACCGTTTTGGTGTGGCGGTGGGGCAAGAGATTCTGAAGGTGATTCCTGGCCGTATCTCCACTGAGGTGGATGCGCGCCTGTCGTTCGACACTGACGCCGTATTGAAGTGTGCGCACCGTCTGATCGACTTGTACGAAAAAGCCGGCATTGGCCGTGACCGTGTGCTGATCAAGATCGCTTCCACCTGGGAAGGCATTCGCGCTGCCGAGAAACTGGAAAAGGAAGGCATCCAGACCAACCTGACCTTGCTGTTCTCTTTCGCTCAGGCGGCGGCGTGTGCTGACGCAGGGGTTTTCCTAATTTCGCCGTTCGTAGGCCGCATCTACGACTGGTACAAGAAGGCCACCGGCAACGACTACACCGGCGCGGATGATCCGGGCGTACAGTCGGTGACGCGTATCTACAACTACTACAAGGCCAATGACTACAAAACTGTAGTGATGGGTGCCAGCTTCCGTAATCTGAATCAGATCGAACAGTTGGCCGGTTGTGATCGGTTGACCATCAGCCCGGATCTGCTGGAGAAGCTGGCGGCGGATACCGGCAAGCTGGAGCGCAAATTGGCGCCGGGGCATGCCGGTGAAACGCGTCTGAGCTTGAATGAAGCGCAGTTCCGTTGGTTGTCCAACGAGGATGCGATGGCGACCGAGAAGCTGGCTGAGGGCATTCGTCAGTTTGCTCGGGACCAGGAGAAGCTTGAGGCGTTGTTGCAGGCCAAGCTGTGA
- the rssB gene encoding two-component system response regulator RssB — protein sequence MPKTSATLLIIDDDEVVRASLAAYLEDSGFSVLQASNGQQGLQVFEQDKPDLVICDLRMPQMGGLELIRQITELSPQTPVIVVSGAGVMNDAVEALRLGAADYLIKPLEDLAVLEHSVRRALDRARLLLENQRYREKLEKANRELEASLNLLQEDQNAGRQVQMNMLPVSPWTIDEFQFAHQIIPSLYLSGDFVDYFRVDERRVAFYLADVSGHGASSAFVTVLLKFMTTRLLFESKRNGTLPEFKPSEVLGHINRGLISCKLGKHVTMVGGVIDEETGLLTYSIGGHLPLPVLYTPDSVRYLEGRGLPVGLFNEATYEDHVLELPPVFSLTLMSDGILDLLPEPTLKDKEAALPQRVKAAGGSLDGLRQVFGLATLGEMPDDIALLVLSRNL from the coding sequence ATGCCAAAAACCAGTGCCACGCTGCTGATAATCGATGATGACGAAGTAGTGCGCGCGAGCCTCGCGGCCTACTTGGAAGACAGTGGTTTCAGTGTCCTGCAGGCCAGCAATGGCCAGCAGGGTCTTCAGGTATTCGAGCAAGACAAGCCCGACTTGGTCATCTGCGATCTGCGCATGCCGCAGATGGGCGGACTCGAACTCATTCGCCAGATCACCGAGCTGTCGCCGCAAACCCCGGTAATCGTGGTTTCGGGCGCCGGCGTGATGAACGACGCCGTCGAGGCCCTGCGCCTGGGCGCAGCGGACTACCTGATCAAGCCTCTCGAAGATCTCGCCGTACTCGAGCACTCCGTGCGCCGTGCCCTGGATCGTGCGCGTCTGCTGCTGGAAAACCAGCGTTACCGCGAGAAGCTGGAAAAGGCCAACCGCGAGCTCGAAGCCAGCCTGAACCTGCTCCAGGAAGACCAGAACGCCGGTCGCCAGGTGCAGATGAACATGCTGCCGGTCAGCCCCTGGACCATCGACGAGTTCCAGTTTGCGCACCAGATCATCCCGTCGCTGTATCTGTCGGGCGATTTCGTCGACTACTTTCGGGTCGACGAGCGTCGGGTAGCCTTCTATTTGGCCGATGTTTCCGGTCATGGCGCCTCTTCAGCCTTCGTCACCGTGCTGTTGAAGTTCATGACCACGCGCTTGCTGTTCGAATCCAAGCGCAACGGCACATTGCCGGAATTCAAACCTTCAGAAGTCCTTGGTCATATCAACCGGGGCCTGATCAGTTGTAAGCTGGGCAAACACGTCACAATGGTCGGTGGAGTCATCGACGAGGAGACAGGTTTGTTGACCTATAGCATCGGCGGTCATCTGCCGTTGCCTGTGTTGTACACGCCAGACAGTGTTCGTTACCTGGAAGGGCGCGGTCTGCCGGTGGGCCTCTTCAATGAAGCTACCTACGAAGACCACGTACTGGAGCTGCCACCGGTATTCAGCCTGACGCTGATGTCTGATGGCATTCTGGACCTTTTGCCAGAACCCACACTCAAAGATAAAGAAGCTGCTTTGCCTCAACGGGTGAAAGCGGCGGGCGGCAGCCTGGATGGTCTGCGCCAGGTTTTTGGATTGGCCACGCTAGGGGAGATGCCGGATGATATCGCCCTGTTGGTGTTGAGCAGGAATCTTTAA
- the rssC gene encoding anti-sigma factor antagonist RssC, translated as MSTGRIQFAEQDGTFVLKFVGEVRLTLCSALDATIERIFTALNFNAIVIDLTETRSIDSTTLGLLAKLSILSRQKVGLLPTVVTTHEDITRLLQSMGFEQVFNIVDRPIPCPECLTDLPDQDQSEEVVRVKVLEAHKILMGLNDSNREAFHDLVNALERH; from the coding sequence ATGAGTACCGGTAGAATCCAGTTCGCCGAGCAGGACGGCACCTTCGTCCTGAAGTTCGTCGGTGAAGTTCGCCTGACCCTGTGTTCGGCGTTGGATGCGACTATTGAGCGGATCTTCACTGCGTTGAATTTCAACGCCATCGTGATCGACCTGACCGAAACCCGCAGCATCGACAGCACCACCCTGGGCCTGCTGGCCAAGCTGTCGATCCTGTCGCGGCAAAAAGTCGGCTTGCTGCCGACCGTCGTCACCACCCACGAAGACATCACCCGTCTGCTGCAGTCCATGGGCTTCGAGCAAGTGTTCAACATCGTTGACCGCCCCATCCCATGCCCTGAATGCCTGACCGACCTGCCAGACCAGGACCAGTCCGAAGAAGTCGTGCGGGTCAAAGTCCTCGAAGCGCACAAAATCCTCATGGGCTTGAACGACTCCAACCGTGAGGCGTTTCATGACCTGGTGAATGCGCTGGAGCGCCACTGA
- a CDS encoding HAD family phosphatase, with translation MPHAEVLPLAAPNLTAVLFGLSGCLVDFGARTRQHGAMSAEHAEVTPGALESLSSLQRQRIPCAWLDELPPALSHSLAVALPAWIKSLQHSETIIPWPAPNACWQALMALNVERLDGCVLVSGEPRLLQSGLNAGLWTIGLASCGSLCGLAPSEWQALSQKEREHLRGKATVQLFGLGVHSVIDHLGELDTCLADISLRRLKGEKP, from the coding sequence ATGCCACACGCCGAAGTCTTGCCCCTTGCCGCACCGAATCTGACCGCCGTGCTGTTCGGCCTCAGTGGTTGCCTGGTGGATTTCGGCGCGCGCACGCGCCAGCACGGCGCCATGTCTGCCGAGCACGCCGAGGTCACGCCCGGCGCCCTGGAGAGCCTGTCCAGCTTGCAGCGACAACGAATTCCCTGTGCCTGGCTCGATGAACTGCCCCCCGCCCTCAGCCATTCTCTGGCCGTGGCACTTCCGGCCTGGATCAAATCTTTGCAACACTCGGAAACAATCATTCCATGGCCGGCCCCGAATGCTTGCTGGCAAGCCTTGATGGCGTTGAATGTCGAGCGCCTGGACGGTTGCGTGCTGGTCAGCGGCGAACCGCGATTGCTGCAATCAGGCCTGAACGCCGGGCTGTGGACCATCGGCCTGGCGTCCTGCGGCTCGTTATGCGGGTTGGCGCCAAGCGAATGGCAAGCCTTGAGCCAGAAGGAACGAGAACACTTGCGCGGCAAGGCGACGGTGCAGTTGTTCGGCCTGGGCGTGCATTCGGTGATCGATCATCTGGGCGAGCTCGATACCTGCCTGGCCGATATCAGCCTGCGTCGGCTCAAAGGCGAAAAGCCCTGA
- the queF gene encoding NADPH-dependent 7-cyano-7-deazaguanine reductase QueF (Catalyzes the NADPH-dependent reduction of 7-cyano-7-deazaguanine (preQ0) to 7-aminomethyl-7-deazaguanine (preQ1) in queuosine biosynthesis), with amino-acid sequence MHPAAEHSPLGKSSEYIATYTPSLLFPIPRTVKWAELGLTAQTLPYKGVDFWNCFELSWLLPSGKPVVAIGEFSIPADSPNIIESKSFKLYLNSLNQTPFADTASLEATLVKDLSAAAGKPVGVRVRSLKDVEAEGVVALPGVCIDELDISVSNYEHPRPELLRCDESRIVDECLHSHLLKSNCPVTSQPDWGSVAVEYRGAALDHASLLEYIVSFRQHSDFHEQCVERIFLDLQRLLKPEKLTVYARYVRRGGLDINPYRSTEEVQLPNHRLVRQ; translated from the coding sequence ATGCATCCCGCAGCCGAACATTCGCCGCTGGGCAAATCCAGCGAATACATCGCCACCTATACGCCGTCCTTGCTGTTCCCGATCCCGCGCACCGTGAAATGGGCCGAGCTGGGCCTGACCGCGCAAACCCTGCCGTACAAGGGCGTGGACTTCTGGAACTGCTTCGAGCTGTCGTGGCTATTGCCGTCCGGCAAGCCCGTGGTGGCGATCGGCGAATTCAGCATTCCGGCGGACTCGCCAAATATCATCGAGTCGAAGTCGTTCAAGCTGTACCTCAACTCGCTGAACCAGACGCCATTTGCCGACACCGCCAGCCTTGAAGCGACGCTGGTGAAAGACCTCTCGGCCGCTGCCGGCAAACCGGTGGGCGTGCGGGTTCGCAGCCTGAAGGATGTCGAGGCAGAAGGTGTCGTGGCGTTGCCGGGTGTGTGCATTGATGAGCTGGATATCAGCGTCAGCAACTATGAGCATCCACGCCCGGAACTGCTGCGGTGCGATGAATCGCGCATTGTTGACGAGTGTTTGCACAGCCATTTGCTCAAATCCAACTGCCCGGTCACCAGTCAGCCGGATTGGGGCAGTGTGGCGGTGGAGTATCGTGGCGCGGCGCTGGATCACGCAAGTTTGCTGGAATACATCGTGAGCTTCCGCCAGCACTCGGACTTCCATGAGCAGTGCGTGGAGCGGATTTTCCTAGACTTGCAGCGGTTGCTGAAACCGGAGAAATTGACGGTGTACGCGCGGTATGTGCGTCGTGGTGGATTGGACATCAACCCGTATCGCAGCACCGAAGAGGTGCAACTGCCGAACCATCGCTTGGTCCGACAATAA
- a CDS encoding PilZ domain-containing protein produces the protein MSQTDRDYSEKRDFIRMRVDADVSLIHEGDEVPAVCIDLSSSGMQLEAPRSFKVGDRLSVRIESDHPALKGLEADTEVVWVKAQDGGSQKLGLTILKMK, from the coding sequence ATGAGCCAAACCGATCGGGACTACAGCGAAAAGCGCGATTTCATCCGCATGCGAGTTGATGCCGATGTGTCGCTGATTCACGAAGGCGATGAGGTGCCAGCCGTCTGCATCGACCTTTCCAGCAGTGGTATGCAGCTGGAGGCGCCCCGTTCATTCAAGGTCGGTGACCGGCTCAGCGTGCGGATCGAATCCGATCACCCAGCGCTCAAAGGCCTCGAGGCCGACACCGAGGTGGTGTGGGTGAAAGCGCAGGACGGTGGCAGCCAGAAACTCGGGCTTACAATCCTGAAGATGAAATAG
- a CDS encoding plastocyanin/azurin family copper-binding protein, translating into MFLQKRLVLAACLLSLSLGLEASPAQTYDFGQPASAAQATRSVEVVMGDMSFTPKTIDIKAGETVRLVLVNKGQLLHEFNLGDAQMHARHQQEMLQMQQSGMLMPTGMKAMDHGSMAGMDHGMKHDDPNSVLVEPGKTAELTWTFTKATNLEFACNIPGHYQAGMVGKLTVSQ; encoded by the coding sequence ATGTTTTTGCAAAAGCGTCTGGTACTGGCCGCTTGTTTGCTGAGCCTGAGCCTGGGGTTGGAAGCCTCACCGGCGCAGACCTACGATTTCGGTCAGCCGGCCTCGGCCGCCCAGGCTACCCGCAGTGTTGAGGTGGTAATGGGCGACATGTCTTTCACCCCCAAGACCATCGATATCAAGGCCGGTGAAACCGTGCGTCTCGTACTGGTGAATAAAGGCCAGTTGCTGCATGAATTCAACCTCGGCGATGCACAGATGCATGCCAGGCATCAGCAGGAAATGCTCCAGATGCAGCAAAGCGGCATGCTGATGCCTACAGGCATGAAGGCCATGGACCACGGCTCCATGGCCGGCATGGATCACGGCATGAAGCATGACGACCCCAATAGTGTGTTGGTGGAACCGGGTAAAACCGCCGAGCTGACCTGGACCTTCACCAAGGCGACTAACCTGGAGTTTGCCTGCAACATCCCTGGCCATTATCAGGCTGGCATGGTCGGCAAACTGACAGTCAGTCAGTAA
- a CDS encoding heavy metal response regulator transcription factor — translation MKLLIVEDQPKTGHYLRQGLTEAGFNTELVADGSTGQQLALSGDYALLILDVMLPGRDGWQILQAVRSAGLDTPVLFLTARDAVEDRVHGLELGADDYLVKPFAFSELLARVRSLLRRGNATPQETSLQLADLRLDLIRRRVERNGQRIDLTAKEFALLEMLLRRQGEVLPKSLIASQVWDMNFDSDTNVIEVAIRRLRLKIDDDFPNKLIHTVRGMGYVLEERPA, via the coding sequence ATGAAACTGCTGATCGTCGAAGACCAACCGAAAACCGGCCACTACCTGCGCCAAGGCCTGACCGAGGCCGGCTTCAACACCGAACTGGTGGCGGACGGCAGCACTGGCCAGCAACTGGCCTTGAGCGGCGATTACGCCTTGTTGATTCTCGACGTGATGCTGCCCGGCCGCGATGGCTGGCAGATTCTACAAGCGGTGCGCAGCGCAGGTCTGGACACGCCGGTACTGTTTCTGACCGCCCGAGACGCAGTGGAGGACCGAGTCCACGGCCTGGAACTGGGCGCCGACGACTACCTGGTCAAACCGTTCGCCTTCTCCGAGCTGCTGGCCCGGGTTCGCAGCCTGTTGCGTCGTGGCAACGCCACGCCTCAGGAAACCAGCCTGCAACTGGCCGACTTGCGCCTGGACCTGATCCGCCGCCGGGTCGAACGCAACGGTCAGCGCATCGACCTGACCGCCAAGGAATTCGCCCTGCTGGAAATGCTCCTGCGGCGCCAGGGTGAAGTTCTGCCCAAATCGCTGATCGCGTCCCAGGTGTGGGACATGAATTTCGACAGCGACACCAACGTCATCGAAGTGGCGATCCGCCGTTTGCGCCTGAAGATCGACGACGATTTCCCGAACAAGTTGATCCACACTGTGCGCGGCATGGGTTACGTCCTTGAAGAGCGCCCCGCCTGA
- a CDS encoding hemerythrin domain-containing protein, whose amino-acid sequence MNVLLKELQAYHHEVAMKITQIKELLRKMRHESDGTDDCKSLFAMLEALHGDAERHHHENEELIRLALLETEAPIHQRVKDIERDHQAFGRIAGQLKMLKDTTQETRVIADTIDDFIKKYYDHMDAEENIFFPAADKWLSDDQWQEVKNQWH is encoded by the coding sequence ATGAACGTCTTGTTGAAAGAACTTCAGGCCTATCATCATGAAGTGGCCATGAAAATTACTCAGATCAAAGAGTTGCTGAGGAAAATGAGACATGAATCCGATGGGACTGATGACTGCAAGTCGTTGTTCGCGATGCTGGAAGCCTTGCATGGTGATGCAGAACGACACCACCATGAAAATGAAGAACTTATTCGGCTGGCCTTGCTAGAGACTGAGGCGCCGATCCACCAACGGGTCAAGGATATCGAGCGAGATCATCAGGCATTTGGGCGCATTGCTGGACAGCTGAAGATGTTGAAGGACACAACTCAGGAAACGAGAGTAATTGCTGACACTATCGATGACTTCATCAAAAAATATTACGATCATATGGACGCCGAGGAAAATATTTTCTTTCCGGCGGCAGATAAGTGGCTGTCAGACGACCAGTGGCAGGAAGTCAAGAATCAATGGCATTAA
- a CDS encoding heavy metal sensor histidine kinase: MRRLSLSSRLALLFAACTAVVSLFAGVLFSRASEAHFIELDQQLLDGKLIGLRRALDDIQSSETEARLADELSRQADLSLRIIGSDGQRLYDSLPRLPKDLPRKPGLSTVSDDGTDYRVLNAPLFLDKPDSPQLTLLLDITHHQHFLQRMQHLIWLTVGLSALATALLGAWAARSGLRPLRRMSAVASGVSAQSLNARLPEADMPPELAEMAHSFNAMLGRLDDSFQRLSAFSADIAHELRTPLSNLLTHTQVTLTRPRPLEDYREALHSNLEELQWMAQLVNDMLYLAKADHGLLMPKREPLDLAEEADVLLEFFAPLAEDARVKLSRDGRANMQGDRSMLRRALSNLLDNALRFTPAGGEVRVKIVEQPTGLSLTVENSGDGISEDLLPRLFDRFYRADPARREGSSEHAGLGLTITQSIIRAHGGQIRCESAQGWTRFVIELPRKD; encoded by the coding sequence ATGCGCCGACTTTCATTAAGCAGCCGTCTGGCACTGCTGTTTGCCGCCTGCACTGCGGTGGTTTCCTTGTTCGCCGGGGTGCTGTTCAGCCGCGCCAGTGAAGCGCACTTTATCGAGCTGGACCAGCAGTTGCTGGACGGCAAACTGATTGGCTTACGCCGGGCGCTGGATGACATTCAGTCCAGCGAAACCGAAGCCAGACTGGCCGATGAATTGAGCCGACAGGCCGATCTTTCACTGCGCATCATTGGCAGTGACGGCCAACGGTTGTACGACAGCTTGCCCCGCCTACCCAAAGATTTGCCGCGCAAGCCTGGCCTGTCGACGGTGAGCGATGACGGCACCGACTACCGTGTCCTGAATGCACCACTGTTCCTCGACAAACCCGACTCACCGCAACTGACTTTGCTGCTGGACATCACCCATCACCAGCACTTTCTGCAGCGCATGCAACACCTGATCTGGCTGACGGTCGGCCTCTCGGCCCTGGCCACCGCCCTGCTCGGTGCGTGGGCCGCGCGCAGTGGTTTGCGTCCGTTGCGGCGCATGAGTGCGGTCGCCAGCGGTGTGTCGGCACAATCGCTCAACGCCCGCCTGCCGGAAGCCGACATGCCGCCGGAACTCGCGGAAATGGCCCACAGTTTCAACGCCATGCTCGGACGCCTGGATGATTCTTTTCAGCGCCTATCGGCCTTCTCTGCCGACATCGCCCATGAACTGCGCACGCCGCTGTCGAACTTGCTGACCCACACCCAAGTCACCCTCACCCGCCCTCGTCCCCTTGAGGATTACCGCGAGGCGCTGCACAGCAACCTCGAAGAACTGCAATGGATGGCGCAACTGGTCAACGACATGTTGTACCTGGCCAAGGCTGACCACGGCTTGCTGATGCCCAAGCGCGAACCGCTGGACCTGGCGGAAGAAGCAGACGTGCTGCTGGAATTTTTTGCGCCGCTGGCCGAAGACGCCCGGGTGAAGTTGAGTCGTGACGGCCGCGCGAACATGCAGGGCGATCGCAGCATGTTGCGCCGGGCACTGTCCAACCTGCTGGACAATGCGTTGAGGTTTACCCCGGCCGGTGGTGAGGTGCGGGTAAAAATTGTCGAGCAACCGACAGGCTTGAGCCTGACCGTTGAAAACAGTGGGGACGGGATTTCTGAAGACTTGTTGCCGCGTTTGTTTGACCGTTTCTACCGGGCAGACCCCGCGCGCCGTGAAGGCAGCAGTGAGCATGCGGGATTGGGATTGACGATCACCCAGTCGATCATCCGCGCCCATGGCGGGCAGATTCGTTGCGAATCGGCTCAGGGGTGGACGCGGTTCGTAATTGAGTTGCCAAGAAAGGACTGA
- the dusA gene encoding tRNA dihydrouridine(20/20a) synthase DusA, with translation MLPSFAPNSVPALSRRFSVAPMMDWTDRHCRFFLRLLSKHALLYTEMVTTGALLNGDHERFLRHNEAEHPLALQLGGSVPLDLAACARMAQDHGYDEVNLNVGCPSDRVQNNMIGACLMGHPQLVADCVKAMRDAVSIPVTVKHRIGINGRDSYEQLCDFVGTVRDAGCTSFTVHARIAILEGLSPKENRDIPPLRYDVAARLKADFPELEIILNGGIKTLEACQEHLQTFDGVMLGREAYHNPYVMAEVDQQLFGSTAPVISRAEALAQLRPYIAEHLLAGGAMHHITRHVLGLGTGFPGARKFRQLLSVDIHKAKEPLALLDQAAELLEGR, from the coding sequence ATGCTCCCATCATTTGCTCCAAACTCTGTGCCAGCCCTCTCCCGCCGCTTTAGCGTCGCCCCGATGATGGATTGGACCGACCGCCACTGCCGCTTCTTCCTGCGCCTGCTCTCCAAGCACGCCCTCCTCTACACCGAAATGGTCACCACCGGCGCGCTCCTCAATGGCGATCACGAGCGCTTCCTGCGTCACAACGAAGCTGAACACCCACTCGCCCTGCAACTCGGTGGCAGTGTCCCGCTGGACCTGGCCGCCTGCGCCCGCATGGCCCAGGACCACGGTTACGACGAGGTAAATCTAAACGTCGGCTGCCCGAGTGATCGGGTGCAGAACAATATGATCGGTGCGTGCCTGATGGGGCATCCGCAGTTGGTGGCTGATTGTGTGAAGGCGATGCGTGATGCGGTGTCGATTCCGGTGACGGTGAAGCATCGGATCGGGATTAATGGGCGGGACAGTTACGAGCAGTTGTGTGATTTCGTTGGCACGGTTCGGGATGCCGGGTGCACGAGTTTTACGGTGCATGCGCGGATTGCGATTCTGGAGGGGTTGTCGCCGAAGGAGAACCGTGACATTCCGCCTCTGCGTTATGACGTGGCGGCGCGGTTGAAGGCGGATTTTCCGGAGCTGGAGATTATTCTCAACGGCGGGATCAAGACGCTGGAGGCTTGTCAGGAGCATTTGCAGACGTTCGACGGTGTGATGCTGGGCCGTGAGGCGTATCACAATCCTTATGTGATGGCTGAGGTGGATCAGCAGCTGTTCGGCAGCACGGCGCCAGTGATCAGCCGGGCTGAGGCGCTGGCGCAGTTGCGGCCTTATATTGCCGAGCATCTGCTGGCGGGTGGCGCGATGCATCACATTACTCGGCATGTGCTGGGGCTGGGCACCGGGTTTCCGGGGGCGCGCAAGTTTCGGCAGTTGTTGTCGGTGGATATTCACAAGGCTAAAGAGCCGTTGGCGTTGCTGGATCAGGCGGCAGAGTTGTTGGAGGGACGTTAA
- a CDS encoding VacJ family lipoprotein translates to MRWSNQLAQLCMCASVLLVPFAAQAATEEDPWESINRPIYKFNDFVDTYALKPLAQGYQFVTPQFLEDGIHNMFRNVGDVTNLANDVLQAKPSAAGVDTARLIFNTTFGLLGFFDVGTKMGLHRNDEDFGQTLGYWGVGSGPYVMLPLLGPSTLRDTPSKYVDSYTGPYPYINDIPVRNSIYGLNIVDARASLLSAEKLVTGDKYTFIRNAYLQNREFKVKDGKVEDDF, encoded by the coding sequence ATGCGCTGGAGCAATCAACTCGCTCAGCTTTGTATGTGTGCCAGTGTATTGCTGGTTCCGTTCGCAGCTCAGGCTGCCACGGAAGAAGACCCTTGGGAAAGCATCAACCGCCCGATCTACAAATTCAACGACTTTGTCGACACCTACGCACTGAAGCCGTTGGCTCAGGGCTACCAATTCGTCACGCCGCAGTTTCTGGAAGACGGCATCCACAACATGTTCCGCAACGTGGGCGATGTGACCAACCTCGCCAACGATGTGTTGCAGGCCAAGCCCTCTGCGGCTGGCGTCGACACCGCACGTTTGATCTTCAATACCACCTTCGGCCTGCTGGGCTTCTTCGACGTGGGCACCAAAATGGGCCTGCACCGCAACGACGAAGACTTCGGCCAGACCCTCGGCTACTGGGGCGTGGGTAGCGGCCCGTACGTGATGCTGCCGCTCTTGGGCCCAAGCACCTTGCGTGATACGCCTTCCAAGTATGTCGACAGCTATACCGGTCCGTACCCTTACATCAACGATATCCCCGTGCGTAACTCGATTTACGGCCTGAACATCGTCGATGCTCGCGCCAGCCTGTTGTCGGCCGAGAAACTGGTCACAGGCGACAAATACACCTTTATTCGCAACGCATACCTGCAAAACCGCGAATTCAAAGTCAAGGACGGTAAGGTCGAAGACGATTTTTAA
- a CDS encoding DUF4404 family protein codes for MPARELQEQLNKLREQLEQNPPLTEAEREDLHALMQQIQLELELETKTQDTNLADSVNLAVDRFELEHPTLAGTLRNIVQALGNMGI; via the coding sequence ATGCCTGCCCGCGAACTGCAAGAACAGCTCAACAAACTGCGCGAGCAATTGGAACAGAATCCACCACTGACCGAAGCCGAGCGCGAAGACCTGCACGCGCTGATGCAACAGATCCAACTGGAACTTGAGCTGGAAACCAAAACCCAGGACACCAACCTTGCCGACAGTGTGAACCTGGCCGTCGATCGCTTCGAACTCGAACACCCCACGTTGGCCGGCACCTTGCGCAACATTGTGCAAGCCTTGGGCAATATGGGGATCTGA